In one window of Paraflavitalea soli DNA:
- a CDS encoding YdcF family protein has product MVKAFLTIAMLIMATYLFAQQAVPDARYKLLTGNHVVQSKNYYLLTLLQEDKEARKLIESDTALSNLAQRKLAGLTNALKTCGNNAACYTENMKFSDQEIQTVSARLTALYSNNNGLGKLVKQHLVPSGTYVLFHKESSAELLRKAWEQDAMGINFAIGVYAEGKKANYPLIDSISVNVNNPRYGSFLYSPAYVVLQECMDSRLFFQVALTASLQFIELNERDQAADYEPMETTVNKAAYDRIRTLKWNTYKYSVILVPGAGPDDPAVPLSAGGMLRCRLAAIQYRKGLAPFIMVSGGKVHPYKTKYNEAEEMKRFLIQQLHIPENAVIMEPHARHTTTNMRNGVRLMFRYGMPMDKPGLTSTERGQSTWITGTLVERCKKELDEVPYKPGLRLSETEAEFYPLLDALHIDPTEPMDP; this is encoded by the coding sequence ATGGTTAAGGCATTCCTCACAATCGCCATGCTCATCATGGCCACTTATCTTTTTGCCCAACAGGCAGTTCCCGATGCACGGTATAAACTACTAACAGGCAACCACGTTGTACAATCCAAGAATTACTACCTGCTTACTTTGTTACAGGAGGATAAGGAAGCCCGGAAGCTGATAGAAAGTGATACGGCACTCAGCAACCTGGCCCAACGCAAACTGGCTGGCCTTACCAATGCTTTAAAGACCTGTGGCAACAATGCTGCCTGCTACACAGAAAATATGAAGTTCTCCGACCAGGAGATACAGACCGTAAGCGCCCGCCTTACCGCTTTGTACAGTAACAACAATGGATTGGGCAAACTAGTGAAGCAACACCTGGTGCCTTCCGGTACTTATGTATTATTTCATAAAGAAAGTTCCGCTGAACTCCTGCGCAAAGCCTGGGAACAGGATGCTATGGGGATCAATTTTGCCATTGGGGTATATGCGGAAGGCAAAAAGGCCAATTACCCGCTGATCGACTCGATCAGTGTTAATGTAAACAATCCCCGCTATGGCAGTTTCCTCTATTCACCAGCCTATGTAGTATTGCAGGAATGTATGGACTCCCGTCTTTTCTTTCAGGTTGCTCTCACGGCTTCTCTGCAATTCATAGAATTGAATGAGCGCGACCAGGCAGCCGACTATGAGCCGATGGAGACAACGGTCAACAAAGCTGCTTATGACCGGATCAGGACGCTGAAGTGGAATACCTATAAATACTCGGTGATCCTGGTGCCTGGCGCTGGCCCGGATGATCCTGCTGTGCCGCTGAGTGCCGGCGGTATGCTGCGTTGCAGGCTGGCTGCCATACAATACCGTAAGGGTCTGGCGCCTTTCATCATGGTATCGGGCGGTAAAGTACATCCTTACAAAACGAAATATAATGAAGCGGAAGAAATGAAGCGCTTCCTCATACAGCAATTGCATATACCGGAAAATGCGGTGATCATGGAACCACACGCACGGCATACCACTACAAATATGCGCAATGGTGTGCGGCTGATGTTCCGCTATGGAATGCCGATGGATAAGCCCGGCCTTACCTCCACGGAAAGGGGGCAAAGTACCTGGATCACTGGTACGCTGGTGGAAAGGTGTAAGAAGGAACTGGATGAAGTGCCTTATAAACCTGGATTAAGGTTGTCTGAAACGGAAGCAGAGTTCTATCCGTTGCTGGATGCGCTGCATATCGATCCTACGGAGCCGATGGATCCTTGA
- a CDS encoding S41 family peptidase, translating to MTYLIEGNSYKPGIRMGSKWLVIILLSVVSRQSLFCSKKNTPFVPTDQLGIDNKWVYDTLKRYYYWADEITGKPDYTLPTDQFFRKLLSANDRFSWISDRSTVGPSKTTAGLFGFQYSLITHPFDAQQLVGVITLVVPDSYAGRQQLKRGMFFSKINDKTITPQNMQSLVTELQSNSSAVLRLAALNSDGTALIDSARVAFQSGYVDDKCVYATKLFEKQGLKTGYLAYFLCSESEDVLMLEAIQKLKNSNVTELILDLRYNPGGSVASSAKLAVTLVPSFNPDQVYVTFKGNRNGGTIKQSFRQTIAFSGSNSGKDMNELKSHNLGLQRVFILTSGATVSAAELLCNSLKPYLQVIRIGATTHGKDEASFLLEDTRNPRQVQWMMMPTIYKVFDANDRGGYSNGLQPDHVVNDFAQLPLSQDLGFPGDTSLDKALTLIYGSTQVGVTPLRQRTFQFSDIKSWYSSGAEVIPGVEMMRPR from the coding sequence ATGACATACCTGATTGAGGGTAACTCCTATAAGCCGGGCATCCGTATGGGAAGTAAATGGCTGGTTATCATTTTATTGTCAGTGGTTTCCAGACAAAGCCTGTTTTGCAGCAAGAAAAACACGCCTTTTGTGCCTACAGATCAATTGGGGATTGACAATAAATGGGTGTACGATACCTTGAAACGGTATTATTACTGGGCAGATGAAATAACGGGTAAGCCGGATTATACGCTGCCTACAGACCAGTTTTTCAGAAAGCTGCTCTCTGCCAATGACCGCTTTTCCTGGATCAGTGACCGTAGTACGGTAGGGCCATCGAAAACCACCGCTGGACTATTCGGTTTTCAATATAGCCTGATCACTCATCCATTTGATGCACAGCAACTGGTGGGTGTTATTACCCTGGTAGTGCCGGATAGTTATGCCGGCAGGCAGCAGTTAAAAAGGGGGATGTTCTTTTCCAAAATAAATGATAAGACCATTACTCCTCAAAACATGCAATCGCTGGTAACGGAACTACAATCCAACAGTTCGGCGGTACTGCGGCTGGCTGCATTGAACAGTGACGGAACGGCCCTGATTGATTCTGCAAGAGTAGCTTTTCAAAGCGGGTATGTAGATGATAAATGTGTGTATGCTACGAAGCTTTTTGAAAAGCAGGGTCTTAAAACGGGTTATCTCGCTTATTTTTTATGTTCAGAATCAGAAGATGTACTGATGCTGGAAGCGATACAGAAGCTCAAAAATTCCAATGTTACCGAACTGATCCTTGACCTGCGTTATAATCCCGGCGGCAGCGTAGCTTCTTCTGCCAAGTTGGCGGTCACGTTGGTCCCTTCCTTTAATCCCGATCAGGTATATGTTACTTTTAAAGGCAACCGTAATGGTGGTACTATTAAGCAGTCATTTCGCCAGACGATTGCCTTTTCCGGCAGTAACAGCGGTAAGGATATGAATGAACTGAAGTCTCACAATCTGGGTTTGCAAAGGGTTTTTATCCTTACTTCCGGTGCTACGGTTTCTGCAGCCGAGCTGTTGTGTAATAGCCTTAAACCGTATTTGCAGGTAATACGTATTGGGGCTACCACTCATGGGAAGGATGAAGCCTCCTTTCTACTAGAAGATACGCGAAATCCCCGGCAGGTGCAATGGATGATGATGCCCACGATCTATAAAGTATTTGATGCCAATGACAGAGGCGGGTATAGCAATGGGCTGCAGCCTGATCATGTGGTCAATGATTTTGCCCAATTGCCTTTATCGCAGGACCTGGGGTTTCCCGGAGATACTTCACTCGACAAAGCACTTACCTTAATTTATGGCAGCACACAAGTTGGTGTCACACCGCTTCGTCAAAGGACCTTTCAGTTTTCCGACATTAAATCCTGGTACAGTTCAGGTGCTGAAGTTATACCGGGCGTAGAAATGATGAGGCCGCGTTGA
- a CDS encoding T9SS type A sorting domain-containing protein yields MKRIYFTFLLLTGVVIAKAQSVSAVIAPQYIQGSGNFNPSDDRKVPYVSRMKVQGLTPLSMYRYYNGFTGDTTSSNIGDGFPIFVKTTGDFVRTTGPSLAFPGTYGEFTTDAAGSYTGWFAAEANEAFTFFPGQDVYFRLILNDGAGGSTTVHILTASNSAIRTINFGSDAESGTGLRATPLNKGVAKQFVFVYGNLLAQGRPVSGSFIESDGTANTIANGYAPFYANSVDGVDKAFGTIVPNALPDGILRIDQFELAGAFKRSYYPYPVVESWSPFTIGFRWPSLNNTFINTKNPTGGLGNVLVIDGAKVLGINLWLSGESYAEEDLITLQWATPAEEDAVEYSVEKSVDGGNTFAPVRTIRKGVNKQIYELKDKRTEATSFYRVVMTGKDGAKTVSEALKVQGVIKINIYPNPVVDQLMIQHPQAEAGASIQVVSMDGRKLLTRNVQEGTVQTKVDVKSLIAGNYMVIYTINGQRQSKLFLKK; encoded by the coding sequence ATGAAACGCATATATTTTACTTTTCTGTTGCTGACAGGAGTAGTTATTGCCAAGGCTCAGTCCGTTTCGGCAGTTATTGCCCCTCAATATATCCAGGGATCCGGGAATTTTAACCCTTCAGACGATCGTAAAGTGCCTTACGTAAGCCGCATGAAGGTGCAGGGTTTAACACCCCTTAGCATGTATCGCTATTACAACGGTTTTACAGGGGATACTACCAGCTCTAATATCGGAGACGGATTTCCCATTTTTGTAAAGACTACCGGTGATTTTGTGCGCACTACAGGCCCCTCTCTCGCTTTCCCTGGTACCTATGGAGAATTTACTACTGATGCAGCCGGCTCTTATACAGGTTGGTTTGCTGCCGAGGCCAATGAAGCATTTACCTTTTTTCCTGGTCAGGATGTTTATTTCCGCCTGATCTTAAACGATGGCGCAGGAGGCTCTACTACCGTTCATATTCTTACTGCTTCCAACAGTGCTATCCGCACCATCAACTTCGGTTCGGATGCTGAAAGCGGTACGGGGTTACGTGCTACGCCACTCAATAAAGGGGTAGCTAAGCAATTTGTATTCGTTTATGGCAACCTGCTGGCTCAGGGAAGACCCGTATCCGGTTCTTTTATTGAAAGTGATGGCACTGCCAATACCATTGCCAATGGATATGCCCCTTTCTACGCCAATAGTGTAGATGGTGTTGACAAAGCTTTTGGTACTATTGTTCCCAATGCCTTGCCTGATGGCATTTTGCGCATTGATCAGTTTGAACTGGCCGGTGCTTTCAAGAGGTCTTATTATCCTTATCCGGTTGTTGAATCCTGGAGCCCTTTTACTATAGGTTTTCGCTGGCCTTCTTTGAACAACACTTTCATTAACACCAAGAACCCAACGGGTGGTCTCGGCAATGTATTGGTAATAGATGGTGCAAAAGTATTGGGTATCAACCTTTGGTTGTCTGGCGAGTCCTACGCAGAAGAAGACCTTATTACCCTGCAATGGGCTACTCCTGCTGAAGAAGATGCGGTAGAATATTCAGTGGAAAAGTCTGTTGACGGTGGTAACACTTTTGCTCCTGTAAGAACGATCAGGAAAGGCGTTAACAAACAGATCTATGAGCTGAAAGACAAGCGTACAGAAGCTACTTCTTTCTATCGTGTGGTAATGACGGGCAAAGATGGTGCTAAGACTGTTAGTGAAGCACTGAAAGTACAGGGCGTTATCAAGATCAATATTTACCCCAATCCGGTGGTTGATCAGTTGATGATACAACACCCGCAGGCGGAAGCAGGCGCTTCTATCCAGGTAGTTAGTATGGATGGAAGAAAACTGCTGACACGCAATGTACAGGAAGGTACTGTGCAAACGAAGGTAGATGTTAAGTCCCTGATAGCTGGTAATTACATGGTGATCTATACCATTAATGGACAACGTCAAAGCAAATTGTTCCTGAAAAAATAA
- the porV gene encoding type IX secretion system outer membrane channel protein PorV, translated as MQQLYKFGSAIFVFLISIVATQVQAQESNNNTVNITTTAVPFLRISPDARSGGMGDAGIALSPDANSGFYNLAKTPFATDRSGIGATYTPWLKEIADDMYLATLAGYHKLSDNEALSASLRYFSMGDLTLVDFNGNKLQTTNPREMAIDLGYSRKLSDRLGIAVALRYIHSNLSTGSINGVSYKAGNTVAGDLSIFYNGLNEKSAGWAAGLSLSNLGGKINYTDNSAEKDFLPANLGIGAGYTEVWDDNNKMTFAADINKLLVPELPNRAEDMKAYRDKGVFGSWFDSFGNQAWQFGFGMEYTYNDQLHLRLGYNSKTYESGNWQNITAGAGIHFSFATINFSYLVPTGEKINRNPLTNTVRFGILFGWR; from the coding sequence ATGCAACAGTTATATAAGTTCGGGTCTGCTATCTTTGTTTTCCTGATAAGCATAGTAGCCACTCAGGTGCAAGCCCAGGAGAGCAACAACAATACAGTCAATATTACTACTACAGCAGTGCCTTTTCTGCGTATTTCACCCGATGCACGTAGCGGAGGGATGGGAGATGCAGGGATCGCATTAAGTCCTGATGCCAACAGCGGTTTTTATAACCTGGCCAAAACACCTTTTGCAACAGATAGGTCAGGTATTGGCGCTACTTATACACCCTGGCTAAAGGAGATTGCCGATGATATGTACCTTGCTACGCTGGCAGGGTACCATAAACTGAGTGACAACGAAGCGCTGTCTGCTTCTTTGCGGTACTTCAGCATGGGCGACCTTACGCTGGTGGATTTTAACGGGAATAAATTGCAAACTACCAACCCACGGGAGATGGCTATTGATCTCGGCTATTCCCGCAAGCTTTCCGATCGACTGGGTATTGCAGTCGCATTGAGGTATATACATTCTAATTTATCTACAGGTTCGATAAATGGCGTTAGTTACAAGGCCGGCAATACTGTGGCAGGCGATCTTTCCATTTTTTACAATGGACTGAATGAAAAAAGTGCAGGATGGGCAGCCGGCCTCTCTTTATCTAACCTGGGTGGTAAAATAAATTATACCGATAATTCGGCTGAAAAAGATTTTCTGCCTGCCAACCTGGGTATCGGTGCTGGCTATACAGAGGTCTGGGATGATAACAATAAGATGACGTTTGCAGCAGACATCAATAAATTGTTGGTACCAGAATTGCCGAATAGAGCAGAAGATATGAAGGCTTATCGTGATAAAGGCGTATTTGGCAGCTGGTTCGATTCCTTTGGCAACCAGGCATGGCAGTTTGGATTTGGTATGGAGTACACCTATAACGATCAGTTGCACCTGAGGCTGGGATATAACAGTAAGACCTATGAATCGGGTAACTGGCAGAATATTACGGCCGGGGCTGGTATTCATTTTAGCTTTGCTACCATTAATTTCTCTTACCTGGTGCCTACCGGCGAAAAGATCAACAGAAATCCCCTGACCAATACAGTGCGTTTTGGAATTCTCTTCGGCTGGAGATAG
- a CDS encoding MBG domain-containing protein translates to MKLFSTCIIAFLLFTTNTFSQSITELILPRYIQGTGNFNPADDRKTPFACRLKIEGLTANKTYRYTTGFVDDPGNPSSEGHTIHIDAAGNFVRTENPDFISGYGEFTTDASGSYTGWFMAEVNHAFLFFPYPGSFVYFRVRLNDGDGGTSTVHYLTTTNQITTINFGPTPDDGTALRSTAATSGIAKNFVMLWDDATDRPVCGSVIESDGVDNTIANGYADFYTDFVNGQNKTWGVIIPNNLASGIKKIAQYNLTDGAETGVKTSADGSWAKAGGGSASTANADGGLASVIVLDGSIITLGAAVQQPQTITFVPLTAKTYGNADLDPGATASSTLPVTYTSSNLAVATIVNGNTIHIVGAGTTDITAEQAGSTDYSAAAPVVRSLTVNPAPLTITAENKEKVQGDPLPAFTIIYDGFVNGDDAGDLTTPPIASTTATASSGAGDYPITISGATATNYTITHVPGNLKVTASRQQQTIALGPLVPKTYGDADFAPATASSGLQVFYTSDNPAVATVVNNKIHIVGAGTAMIKASQPGDINYEAAVDVSELLTVKKASLIIKAENKSRLFGQPNPELTIAYTGFVNNESKTTLTTQPTISTTAIASSQPGNYPIKVEGAAAANYDITYENGTLTVNPLPAQTITFDALPVKRYGDGDFVTAATASSGLAVSYSSSNTSVATVVNGMIHITGAGTTNITASQPGNAFNAPAPDVIRTLTVQKANLEIRVADTVKMEGQRNPDLEIKYNGFVNGENVSNLITPAVVSTTATTNSVAGKYPILVTGATSNNYAIAQLSATLRILPPQGSSEDNINAYLSSPGQLKVNIYSVEAGKAGIQLFDQHGTRLLQVNVTLVKGHSSYQLPVGNVVPGIYHVRVSGPAFLLKTKVVIR, encoded by the coding sequence ATGAAACTTTTTTCCACCTGTATTATTGCTTTTCTATTATTCACCACCAATACATTTAGTCAGTCTATTACAGAACTGATCCTGCCCCGGTATATACAAGGGACGGGCAACTTTAACCCGGCAGACGACAGAAAGACCCCTTTTGCGTGCCGCTTAAAAATTGAAGGCCTTACAGCCAATAAAACGTACAGGTATACAACAGGTTTTGTAGATGACCCGGGCAATCCTTCCAGTGAAGGGCATACCATTCACATTGATGCTGCCGGCAATTTTGTAAGAACGGAAAACCCGGATTTCATCAGTGGTTATGGTGAGTTTACAACAGATGCTTCCGGTTCTTATACGGGTTGGTTTATGGCAGAGGTCAATCACGCATTCCTGTTTTTCCCATACCCGGGTTCATTTGTCTATTTCAGGGTCAGGTTAAATGATGGCGATGGAGGAACAAGCACAGTGCATTACCTTACCACCACCAACCAGATCACTACTATCAATTTTGGGCCTACACCTGATGATGGCACGGCTTTGCGCAGTACGGCAGCAACTTCCGGCATAGCCAAAAATTTTGTAATGCTATGGGATGATGCTACAGACCGACCGGTATGCGGCTCGGTAATAGAGAGCGATGGAGTAGACAACACGATCGCCAATGGATATGCAGACTTTTATACTGATTTTGTAAACGGCCAGAACAAGACCTGGGGCGTTATCATTCCGAATAACCTGGCATCCGGCATTAAGAAGATTGCACAGTACAATCTTACGGATGGCGCAGAAACGGGCGTCAAGACCTCGGCAGATGGTTCCTGGGCCAAAGCAGGGGGCGGATCTGCCAGTACGGCCAATGCTGATGGCGGATTGGCTTCCGTGATCGTACTGGACGGATCTATCATCACCCTGGGAGCGGCCGTTCAGCAGCCTCAAACGATTACGTTTGTCCCCTTAACGGCAAAAACGTATGGTAACGCCGATCTTGATCCGGGTGCTACAGCCAGTTCTACTTTGCCGGTTACTTATACCAGCAGCAACCTGGCCGTTGCTACCATCGTTAATGGAAACACCATTCATATTGTTGGTGCAGGAACAACGGATATTACAGCAGAGCAGGCTGGCAGTACAGACTATAGTGCTGCTGCACCGGTGGTACGCTCCTTGACCGTTAATCCTGCTCCGCTTACCATCACTGCTGAAAATAAAGAAAAGGTGCAGGGTGATCCTCTTCCGGCATTCACGATCATTTATGACGGATTTGTAAACGGGGATGATGCGGGTGATCTAACCACCCCACCCATAGCCAGCACTACTGCTACGGCTTCTTCGGGCGCCGGCGATTATCCTATTACGATCAGTGGCGCTACGGCAACCAATTATACTATTACACATGTTCCGGGCAATTTAAAGGTTACCGCCTCCAGGCAACAGCAAACTATTGCTTTGGGACCATTGGTGCCTAAAACGTATGGGGATGCTGATTTTGCCCCTGCTACTGCCAGCTCAGGATTGCAGGTTTTTTATACCAGCGATAATCCCGCAGTGGCAACAGTAGTCAATAATAAAATACATATTGTTGGCGCAGGAACTGCCATGATAAAGGCTTCCCAGCCTGGTGATATCAATTATGAAGCGGCAGTTGATGTGAGCGAGTTGCTTACCGTAAAAAAAGCATCCCTTATCATTAAGGCAGAAAACAAATCAAGGCTGTTTGGACAACCCAATCCGGAGCTGACAATTGCTTATACTGGTTTTGTCAACAATGAAAGCAAGACTACTCTTACTACTCAGCCAACGATCAGTACTACAGCTATCGCTTCCTCACAACCCGGCAATTATCCCATAAAGGTGGAAGGTGCAGCAGCCGCTAATTATGATATCACTTATGAGAATGGCACGCTAACGGTAAATCCTTTACCAGCTCAGACCATCACATTTGACGCATTGCCGGTAAAAAGATATGGCGATGGCGATTTTGTAACAGCCGCTACAGCCAGTTCAGGATTGGCGGTTAGTTATAGCAGCAGCAATACCAGTGTGGCTACTGTTGTAAATGGTATGATACACATTACAGGTGCAGGTACGACCAATATTACTGCTTCACAACCAGGTAACGCGTTTAATGCGCCTGCCCCGGATGTAATAAGAACGCTGACTGTGCAGAAGGCCAACCTGGAGATACGGGTAGCTGATACTGTGAAAATGGAAGGACAGCGCAATCCGGACCTGGAGATTAAGTATAATGGATTTGTAAACGGCGAAAACGTTAGTAACCTCATTACACCTGCGGTAGTGAGTACTACAGCTACTACCAATTCTGTAGCAGGAAAATATCCCATTCTTGTGACAGGCGCCACTTCTAATAATTATGCGATCGCTCAATTGAGTGCTACACTGAGGATATTGCCGCCGCAGGGCAGTTCGGAGGATAATATAAATGCATACCTGAGTAGCCCTGGCCAGTTGAAGGTAAATATCTATTCCGTAGAGGCTGGTAAAGCAGGCATACAACTGTTTGATCAGCATGGTACAAGGCTGTTGCAGGTAAATGTTACATTGGTGAAAGGACACAGTAGTTATCAATTGCCGGTAGGTAATGTAGTTCCGGGCATCTACCATGTGCGGGTAAGCGGACCGGCGTTCTTACTCAAAACAAAAGTAGTGATCAGGTAG